One region of Anaeromyxobacter paludicola genomic DNA includes:
- a CDS encoding efflux RND transporter periplasmic adaptor subunit produces MWKTLLRPALTLAVLAVASLAGHALWVRYMYAPWTRDARVRADVIQVAPDVGGQVVEVPVADNQRVRRGDVLFTIDAARYRLAVKQARASLAGARTDRELRRAESSRRASLDGTVVSSENRQAARAAADAAEAREQQAEAALASAELDLERTRVRAPADGYVTNLGVHPGSYAVAGHPMLAVVDARSFRVEGYFEETKLAGVQVGAPVDVRLMSGGQRLRGRVASIARAIGEPEVEGLLSNVNPTFHWVRLAQRIPVRIALDPAAEVAALAAGMTCTVTVRPGAGQPALAMSPPDRAQR; encoded by the coding sequence ATGTGGAAGACCCTGCTCCGCCCCGCCCTCACCCTCGCCGTGCTGGCCGTCGCCTCGCTCGCCGGCCACGCCCTCTGGGTCCGCTACATGTACGCACCGTGGACGCGAGACGCCCGCGTCCGGGCCGACGTGATCCAGGTCGCGCCGGACGTCGGCGGACAGGTGGTGGAGGTCCCCGTCGCGGACAACCAGCGGGTCCGGCGAGGCGACGTGCTGTTCACCATCGACGCGGCCCGGTACCGGCTCGCCGTGAAGCAGGCCCGCGCCTCGCTCGCCGGGGCCCGGACCGACCGGGAGCTGCGACGGGCCGAGTCGAGCCGGCGCGCCTCGCTCGACGGCACCGTGGTCTCGAGCGAGAACCGGCAAGCGGCGCGGGCGGCCGCGGATGCCGCGGAGGCGCGCGAGCAGCAGGCGGAGGCGGCGCTGGCGTCCGCCGAGCTCGACCTCGAGCGCACCCGCGTCCGCGCGCCGGCCGACGGTTACGTGACCAACCTCGGCGTCCACCCCGGCAGCTACGCCGTGGCCGGCCACCCCATGCTGGCGGTGGTGGACGCGCGGTCGTTCCGGGTGGAGGGCTACTTCGAGGAGACCAAGCTCGCGGGCGTGCAGGTGGGCGCGCCGGTGGACGTCCGGCTGATGAGCGGCGGCCAGCGCCTCCGCGGGCGCGTGGCCAGCATCGCCCGCGCCATCGGCGAGCCGGAGGTGGAGGGGCTCCTCTCCAACGTGAACCCGACCTTCCACTGGGTCCGGCTCGCCCAGCGCATCCCGGTGCGCATCGCGCTCGACCCGGCCGCGGAGGTGGCCGCGCTCGCGGCCGGGATGACGTGCACGGTGACGGTCCGACCGGGCGCCGGCCAGCCGGCCCTCGCGATGAGCCCGCCCGACCGCGCGCAGCGCTGA
- a CDS encoding DUF1656 domain-containing protein yields the protein MPREIELFGLLLPTLLVAFHVAAVAFWLLDRALARAGLYRFVWHPGLFRVSLLTALFGLLGLAIYR from the coding sequence ATGCCGCGTGAGATCGAGCTCTTCGGGCTGCTCCTCCCCACCCTCCTCGTCGCGTTCCACGTCGCCGCCGTCGCCTTCTGGCTCCTCGACCGCGCGCTGGCCCGCGCCGGGCTCTACCGCTTCGTCTGGCACCCGGGGCTCTTCCGGGTCTCCCTGCTGACCGCGCTCTTCGGCCTGCTGGGCCTCGCCATCTACCGCTGA